Within Halococcus salsus, the genomic segment GCACGGACGTGCTCAACACTATATTCTGCTTTTCCCTCTCGTGTCGTGACGAATATCCCACCCTCTCCGATACCGCGAACGACGCCAACTGAGTCACCGGATTCAGTGTACAGCGTCTGGCCGAGGGTGAGTTCTCCCTCCCCAGCTCCGGCTTCGGGACGGTCTTCTTCTGATGGTTGTTCGCCACTCATAGGTAGGGATT encodes:
- a CDS encoding DUF7130 family rubredoxin-like protein: MSGEQPSEEDRPEAGAGEGELTLGQTLYTESGDSVGVVRGIGEGGIFVTTREGKAEYSVEHVRAGHEFGEAELMWRCTECGEMGSLKEGLPDQCTGCGVSKESLMYWTED